The region TTTCCTTGTCGACGCAATCCGACAGTTCCGCCACCAGATTGGCATCTACCTGTTTGATCGTCTCGGCGACGCTCGTCGTTTCACCGCGATTCGCTGTCGATCCCTTTGAAGTAGCCGATCGTGTTCAGCCGAAAACAGATCGCTGGCGCGAGCGAAGGCCGGCCCACCCTGTCCGCGTAGAACGTGCAGAAGAGACCTTCGACGAAGACGTCGAAGCGGTTGTCGCTGAGAATCTCGCTGACCCGATCGAAGAACGGATGGAACCCGCCGTGCGGCAGTCTGACATGTTGCCAGAAAGGTTTCACCGCGGGCTGTTAGGGGGGCCTTGGTAGCGCTTGCGTCGGACTTTTCCGGCTGACTGTTCCTGATCCACGAATACATCAAGTTTGGTTTGGGACAGCATCCGCCGATAGGCCTGGGTCACCGGACGCCAATATGGGTGAACCGGGCACGGGTTCTCATCGCTGCATTTCGCGAATCCGAATGGACAGGTATCTCGATCCGCGATTCCCTCAAACGGGCTGAGGACTTCCAAGAGAGAAATCGCCTTGGGTGAGCGGGCCAGCAAGTATCCCCCGCCACGGCCACGGGTCGATTTAAGAAGCCTTGCCCGCACGGCTGAGCGCAGGATCGCCGAAAGGTACTGTCTCGGAATGCCGGTGATTTTCGCGAGGTCTTTGGCCAGTATCGGCTCGTTGTCTTTTTGACTGGCCATCGTGACGATCGCACGCAGGGCATATTGAGCGGTCAACGTAAGCATGAAGTTCCTCAGGCCTGCCGTGCGGTACGCAATGCGGGACGCACACTGGACTTTGCAAGGAATGTGCGCGCCAGCCGCGGAATTGTACACGGCACTTCGTCGAGAAAACCAGACCACCTGCTTGAGGTGTCGATCGAAGATCCGCTATTCGAGACATGGCCGAATGCAAATCGTGGCATGTGCTTCGAGATGAATGAAGGGGCCTCCATTGAGTCCGGGCCAACTCGAATTCTCAACGCACCGGCATCGCCGGCGGATCGACATCCGTGTTCAGCGGCCGGGCGTGATCATCGCTGACTCCTGCCGCAGCGAGCCGGTCCATTTTTTTTCGGCGACCGATTGCTTTCTCATCGCGAACTCCTCGCTCCGTCCAACACAACCCCATCAGCATTTTCCACCCCCTGACCGCCCTCATCAAAACGGGAGCATGTCAGGGGGGGGAGAATCCAGCGATGTCTCCCACTATGGGATTCCAAGGAACTGCGGACTATACAGACCAACTCTTGATGAACGTAAGCGTCCGGTGAAGCACAGGTTGGGGCAGATGTTTTCGCGATCGTGGTGGAGAGGCTTTTTCGGGGATCAGTTCACCGGCGACCAGTGGTCGGGTAGGAATTCGTCGAGTTGATTGACCGGTGTGGCGGCGATGCGGGTGAGGACGTCGCGGAGGTAGGCGAAGGGTTCAATCTTGTGGCGCCGACAGGTGGCAATCGTGGAGAAGAGGACCGCCGCCGTGTTGCCGCCATTATCTGAGCCGCAGAACAGCCAGTTTTTCCGTCCGACGGCCACGCGGCGTAGAGCGTTTTCGCTGGCGTTGTTGTCGATCGCAAGTTCGCCGTCGGTCGTGTAAACGCACAACGCGTCCCATTGATTCAACGCATATGTGATCGCCTGGCCCATCGGGCTCTTCGGAAGCACGGGACCGCCGCGCGACGCCTGTTGTGATTCCAGCCACACCTTGAACTGTTCGAGTCGCGGCGCCGACTTCTCTTCGCGCAGCGCGCAGATCAACTCGGCTCGCTGCCGGCGCAACGACGCGATGTCTTCCGAGGCCGCCGTCGCGCTATCGCCGGTCGGCTGCGCAGCATCAGCAGGAACTCCAACTGGCCGATGCGACCGCCCTCCCCTCGCCCACCGATTCCGGCGATCAGGACATGTACCCGTCGCGCTGGCGGCGGCGGCCATCGCCGTCGAACAGTCCGGGTTTGTGGTCGCGCTGTGCCTGCTCGGGTTATGGCTGGCGGCCTCTGTCCGCGGGCTTCACTCGGTTCCCCGCTGATGGACATTACGGACGGGCCTCTTTCGGAGATCACGCCGAGCAGTTGGCATTCGCGCAAGCCAGTCTTCTTTCTCAAGCTACAGCCGGTGGCGGGCGGGTCGCCCGTCAACCGCGTCCTGCGACTGAAGCGGGAAACGCCAATCGAATGGACCGAGTTTCAACCCGGGGTGTTCCGGTTCGCTTTCGTGAAACAGGACGGCGCCGACGCCGCCTGCGTGTTTGAACTGTGGG is a window of Phycisphaerae bacterium DNA encoding:
- a CDS encoding Rrf2 family transcriptional regulator, with amino-acid sequence MLTLTAQYALRAIVTMASQKDNEPILAKDLAKITGIPRQYLSAILRSAVRARLLKSTRGRGGGYLLARSPKAISLLEVLSPFEGIADRDTCPFGFAKCSDENPCPVHPYWRPVTQAYRRMLSQTKLDVFVDQEQSAGKVRRKRYQGPPNSPR
- a CDS encoding transposase, with translation MRRQRAELICALREEKSAPRLEQFKVWLESQQASRGGPVLPKSPMGQAITYALNQWDALCVYTTDGELAIDNNASENALRRVAVGRKNWLFCGSDNGGNTAAVLFSTIATCRRHKIEPFAYLRDVLTRIAATPVNQLDEFLPDHWSPVN